A genomic segment from Polyangium mundeleinium encodes:
- the ruvA gene encoding Holliday junction branch migration protein RuvA has translation MIGRLTGRIVEDSAEGVVVIDVGGVGYEVTVPLGALGRASREGDDVVTLYVHTHVREDTFALYGFPTRDDRAAFRSLIGVSSIGPKIAMSILGALPAGELSAAIARGEASRLVAVPGVGKKTAERLILELKGKLAAAPVVAKGAEAPKPVAPEGKAELLHGALTRMGFRPAEAERAVTALGARVQTEPLGDLVREALALLSSK, from the coding sequence TTGATCGGCAGGCTCACGGGCCGCATCGTCGAGGACTCGGCCGAAGGCGTCGTGGTCATCGACGTCGGGGGGGTCGGCTACGAGGTCACGGTGCCGCTCGGCGCGCTCGGTCGTGCGTCGCGGGAGGGTGACGACGTGGTCACCCTCTATGTGCACACGCACGTCCGGGAAGACACCTTCGCGCTCTACGGCTTCCCAACGCGGGACGATCGCGCGGCGTTCCGCTCGCTGATCGGCGTCTCCAGCATCGGGCCGAAGATCGCGATGTCGATCCTCGGCGCGCTCCCGGCGGGCGAGCTTTCGGCGGCCATCGCGCGTGGCGAGGCGTCGCGGCTCGTGGCCGTGCCCGGGGTCGGCAAGAAGACCGCGGAGCGGCTCATCCTGGAGCTCAAGGGCAAGCTCGCGGCGGCGCCCGTCGTCGCGAAGGGCGCCGAGGCGCCGAAGCCCGTCGCGCCCGAGGGCAAAGCGGAGCTTTTGCACGGCGCGCTCACGCGGATGGGCTTCCGGCCCGCCGAGGCCGAGCGTGCGGTCACGGCGCTCGGAGCGCGCGTGCAGACCGAGCCGCTCGGGGACCTCGTGCGCGAGGCGCTCGCGCTCCTCTCCTCCAAGTAA
- a CDS encoding LysM peptidoglycan-binding domain-containing protein, producing MKDTRALAAPAIVLLSLAAAGHAGAQDGSDAAPAPGGAQVTIVQAPQAPQTQVVVPGYPQPGYNPDAHLPSSSRSTLDTSRASDGFDLVPDASASETVRGTANGGFVLEGQHVPELHSVRTGDTLWDISTRYYKNPYGWPRLWAQNPQIQNPHWIYPGDQVRLRDAGDRDLPGMRRLLSGTRKVAPQTIFLRDTGWLDNKKDDVWGEIDGSPADKMLLSAGDDVYVKLDEGHEVAVGQLLTIFRPLVTSGDAAQKGQLVSIRGTLRVDRINTQTRMVRGRIVESLDTVERGAKIGPIDRSFVVVPPVASADDIEARIVAALYPHAFYGQNQVVFLDKGEKEGVKQGMRFFALRRGDRWRHTLRGAGKFATVRPVIEDDRAAQTENFAPPGDESLFPDETYAELRVVKVREHTATALVTASSHEIERGAFVTARKGY from the coding sequence ATGAAGGACACACGCGCCCTCGCTGCCCCCGCCATCGTCCTCCTCTCCCTCGCGGCCGCGGGCCACGCGGGCGCGCAGGACGGTTCCGATGCCGCCCCCGCGCCAGGCGGCGCGCAGGTCACGATCGTGCAGGCGCCCCAGGCGCCGCAAACGCAGGTCGTCGTCCCGGGCTACCCGCAACCGGGCTACAACCCCGACGCGCATTTGCCTTCGAGCTCGCGCTCCACGCTCGACACCTCGCGCGCGTCCGACGGCTTCGACCTCGTCCCCGACGCGTCGGCGAGCGAGACCGTCCGAGGCACGGCGAACGGCGGCTTCGTGCTCGAAGGGCAACACGTGCCGGAGCTCCACAGCGTACGCACGGGCGACACGCTCTGGGACATCTCGACCCGCTACTACAAAAACCCCTACGGCTGGCCGCGCCTCTGGGCGCAGAACCCGCAGATCCAGAACCCGCACTGGATCTACCCCGGCGATCAGGTGCGCCTGCGCGACGCCGGCGACCGCGATCTGCCCGGCATGCGCCGTCTCCTCTCGGGCACGCGCAAAGTCGCGCCGCAGACGATCTTCCTGCGCGACACCGGCTGGCTCGACAACAAGAAGGACGACGTGTGGGGCGAGATCGACGGAAGCCCCGCGGACAAGATGCTGCTCAGCGCGGGCGACGACGTGTACGTGAAGCTCGACGAGGGCCACGAGGTCGCCGTCGGCCAGCTCCTCACGATCTTCCGCCCGCTCGTGACGAGCGGCGACGCCGCGCAAAAGGGCCAGCTCGTCTCGATCCGCGGCACACTGCGCGTCGACCGGATCAACACGCAGACGCGCATGGTCCGCGGCCGCATCGTCGAGTCGCTCGACACGGTGGAGCGAGGCGCAAAGATCGGCCCCATCGATCGAAGCTTCGTCGTCGTGCCGCCGGTGGCGAGCGCCGACGACATCGAGGCGCGAATCGTGGCAGCGCTCTACCCGCACGCGTTTTACGGGCAGAACCAGGTGGTCTTCCTCGACAAAGGCGAGAAGGAGGGCGTCAAGCAAGGCATGCGCTTCTTCGCGCTCCGGCGCGGCGATCGCTGGCGCCACACGCTGCGCGGCGCAGGCAAGTTCGCGACCGTGCGCCCCGTGATCGAGGACGATCGCGCCGCGCAAACCGAGAACTTCGCGCCCCCCGGCGACGAAAGCCTCTTCCCGGACGAGACCTACGCCGAGCTGCGCGTGGTCAAGGTCCGCGAGCACACGGCAACCGCGCTCGTGACGGCGTCGTCCCACGAGATCGAGCGCGGCGCGTTCGTGACGGCGCGCAAGGGGTACTAG
- a CDS encoding radical SAM protein, translating into MPPWSRPEPFGAWVRFDDRTLVAVDHALAKRLGVPSGQPIDPSAPPRPLEVHLAVNARCHAPCEGCYLDARSDGAEPSLDELRARLVAVRERGASTVAFGGGEPLLREDLGELAAFARSLGLVPVMTTSGFGLREERAKELGAFAQINVSHDGVGGAYAAVRGFDGARGAERAIEMLARAGIPVGVNVVLTRRSFAQLEATAERVADLGAGELQLLRYKPQGRAAGIGYFEARLGEAQREALWPTITAIVHRRRLSVRIDCALVPLLSEALAAEPHAAAMLASLGVFGCEAGRHLGGLDVSGRDAPCSFSPSSREEIDRFRAYHANPPEPCASCTLFSVCRGGCQVVSRHATNDFRPDPECPRVRRTEASS; encoded by the coding sequence ATGCCCCCCTGGTCCCGCCCCGAGCCCTTCGGCGCGTGGGTTCGTTTTGATGATCGAACCCTCGTCGCCGTCGATCACGCGCTCGCCAAGCGGCTCGGGGTTCCCTCGGGGCAACCCATCGACCCCTCCGCGCCGCCACGCCCGCTCGAAGTCCACCTCGCGGTGAACGCGCGTTGCCACGCGCCGTGCGAAGGCTGTTACCTCGACGCGCGTTCCGATGGCGCGGAGCCTTCCCTCGACGAGCTTCGCGCGAGGCTCGTCGCCGTGCGCGAGCGCGGCGCTTCGACCGTCGCGTTCGGCGGCGGGGAGCCGCTGCTTCGTGAGGACCTCGGCGAGCTCGCGGCCTTCGCGCGTTCGCTCGGGCTCGTGCCCGTGATGACGACGAGCGGGTTCGGGTTGCGGGAGGAGCGCGCGAAGGAGCTCGGAGCGTTCGCGCAAATCAACGTGAGCCACGACGGCGTGGGCGGCGCGTACGCGGCGGTGCGCGGGTTCGACGGCGCGCGGGGCGCCGAGCGGGCGATCGAGATGCTCGCGCGTGCAGGGATCCCCGTCGGCGTGAACGTCGTGCTCACGCGGCGATCGTTCGCGCAGCTCGAAGCCACGGCCGAGCGTGTCGCCGATCTCGGCGCCGGGGAGCTTCAGCTCTTGCGGTACAAGCCGCAGGGGCGCGCAGCAGGGATCGGCTACTTCGAGGCGCGGCTCGGGGAGGCGCAACGCGAGGCGCTCTGGCCCACGATCACGGCGATCGTGCACCGGCGGCGTCTCTCGGTCCGGATCGATTGTGCGCTCGTGCCGCTCCTGTCGGAGGCGCTCGCGGCCGAGCCGCACGCCGCCGCGATGCTCGCTTCTCTCGGCGTCTTCGGGTGCGAGGCCGGCAGGCACCTCGGCGGGCTCGACGTCTCCGGGCGCGACGCGCCGTGCAGCTTCTCGCCTTCGTCGCGCGAAGAGATCGATCGCTTCCGCGCGTACCACGCGAATCCGCCGGAGCCCTGCGCCTCCTGCACGTTGTTCTCCGTCTGTCGCGGCGGCTGCCAGGTCGTCTCGCGGCACGCCACGAACGACTTCCGCCCCGATCCCGAGTGCCCCCGCGTGCGACGAACCGAGGCTTCGTCATGA